The DNA window ACAAGATGGTCCTCCAGCGCCTGAAGGAGGCGGCGGAGAAGGCGAAGATCGAGCTGTCGAGCGCGATGGAGACGGACATCAACCTGCCGTTCCTCACGGCGGACGCGTCTGGTCCCAAGCACCTCAACCTGAAGCTCACGCGCGCGAAGTTCGAGGCGATGATCGACGACCTCGTCGAGCGCTCGCTGGAGCCGTGCCGCAAGTGCCTGAAGGACTCGGGCGTGGACTTGAAGGACCTCAACGAGGTCGTGCTCGTGGGCGGAACCACGCGCATTCCGGCGGTGCAGGCGGCGGTGTCGCGGCTGTTCGGCAAGGAGCCGAACCGCTCGGTGAACCCGGACGAAGTCGTCGCGGTCGGCGCGGCGGTGCAGGCCGGCGTGCTCTCCGGCGAGGTCAAGGACATCCTCCTGCTGGACGTGACGCCGCTGAGCCTGGGCGTGGAGACGTTGGGCGGGGTGATGACCAAGCTCATCGAGCGCAACACCACCATCCCCACGCGCAAGTCGGAGACGTTCTCCACGGCCACGGATGGTCAGTCGCAGGTGGAGATCCACGTGCTCCAGGGTGAGCGCGAGATGGCCAACGACAACCGGAGCCTGGGTCGCTTCCACCTGACGGGCCTGCCGCCGGCGCCGCGCGGCGTGCCGCAGATCGAGGTGACGTTCGACCTCGACGCCAACGGCATCCTCAACGTCAGCGCCAAGGACAAGGCCACGGGCAAGGAGCAGAAGGTCACCATCACCCACTCGTCTGGTCTCGCGAAGGACGAGGTGGAGAAGATGGTCGCCGACGCTCGCTCGAACGAGGCGGCCGACAAGGAGCGCCGCGAACTGGTGGAGATGAAGAACCAGGCGGAGGCTCAGTCCTACGCGGCCGAGAAGCTCATCAAGGAGAACAAGGACAAGCTCTCCGCGGATGTGGCGAAGTCCCTCGAGGAGGCCGTCGCCGAGCTGAACAAGGTCCGCGAGGGGCAGGACAAGGCCGCCATCAAGGCCGCTCTCGATAAGCTCCAGGCTGCCAGCTACAAGGCCGCCGAGGAGATGTACAAGGCGACCGGTGGCGCGCCGGGCGCTGGCGGCGAGCCGCCTCCGGGGGCTGCTCCCGGGGCTCAGCCGGGCGCGAAGAAGGACGACGTGGTGGACGCCGAGTTCCGCCAGTCGTAGTGCCAGGGCCGTGAGGCCCAGGTGCTGAAGAGGAAGGGCCGGTGCTCCGCTTCACGCGGGGGGCCGGCCCTTCTGCATTGCGGGCTTCAATGCTTCACCTTCCGCGCTCCGGGATGTCCGTACGCGAGGTGAGACCAGGGGTGTCCGCAAGCGGTTGATGGGAGAGGGAGAGGGCTGGCCGTTTGGGTGCAATGGGCGCGGGCTCCACGCTGTCGTGAGAGGTGCTCGCATGTCCCGTGTTGCGTCCCCGCTGTCCTCGTCCACGTCCGTGCTGGTCGAGACGGATGCCCCCGCTGCCCCCGCGGAAGGAGCGCTCGCCAGGGGCTCTTCGCCTCGCACTTCGGACACGCTGGAGGTCTTTCACGGGCCTCCGGTGGGCGCGAGAAGCGCCGCATCCGTACCCGGACCGCGGTGTGGCCCGCTGTCGGGGGCATCGAACGATTTCGACTTCGCGGTGGGTGGCTCCTTTCCGCCTCGGCCCACAGGCAGCGTGCGGGAGCAGATGCGACAGGGGGCCTTCACGCTGGCCCAGTCGGAGGCGGCCGCCGCGAGCATGGTGATGGGAGGCGGTCGTTACGTGGATGCCTATGCTCGAGGGCACCTGCGCCTGCTCGAACCCAACGCGCCCATCGAAGGGGCACCCACCTCCCTGACGGACTACACCAGCGCGCTTCCAGGCGTCCCTCCCGAGGCTGCCTGGGCCTACTTCGTGGGCAATCCTGGCGCGGTGTTCGAGTCCGCTGGCATCAGCCTCAAGCCCTCCACCGGTGCACTGTCGGAGGGGGCGAAGGTGTTCCTGGAGGAGAAGGGGCCGCCCCCGGTCTGGGCGCCTGTGTCGTTCCGGCTGGAGCCCGCGACGAATACGGTCCACATCACGACCCTGGATGGTCACCCGCTGCGAGGGACCAACCGTTTCGTCTTCGAGGACGATGGGGCAGGGGGGACCCGGCTGCGTCAGTACTCCGCCTTCCAGGGGAGCTCACCCGCGACGTCCGTGGGACTCAAGCTGCTGGACCCCATCGAGCGGCAGCATGAAATCTGGCGGTCCGTGCATGCACATCTCCATGACACGCTCGTCTCCCGTTGACATAGAACACAGGGTGGAGGTGATGCGGATGGCGCTGATGACGACACCGCCGGGACACGACGTGCTCCTCTACGACGGGCATTGCCGCATCTGCAGCGGCGCGGCCCGTGAGTTCAAGCGGCTGCTGGGGGGCCGTGGGACGGAGCTGCGCTCCTTCCGGGACGACGGCGTGCTGGAGGCCTTTCCGGGAATCAGCCCGGAGCGCTGCGAGAAGGCCATGCAGTTGGTCCAGGCGGACGGCCGGGTGTTGGAAGGGGCCGAGGCCATCGTCCGTGCCCTGGGCCGGCATCCCCTGGGCCGGTTGCTCTACGTGTACTACGTCCCAGGACTCCGCCAACTCGCGGACGTCCTCTATGGGGCCATCGCCCGCTACCGGTTCAAGATTGCAGGACGGAACTGCTCGGACGCTGGGTGCGCGGTCCACTTCAAATGAGGGAAGGTCGGCGGGTAGCATGCCGCCAACCCCGCTCTTAACGGATTGTCCGTGCAATCACATCCGCCTCCGTACCTTCATGCCGCTCGTGCCTTTCGCCATTTCTTCAACGAGCTGCGGGATGTCTACCTGGAGAGAGAGACGCTCTTCACGCAGCTCGAGCTGGCGCTGCTGAGCCGGGAGCATGTGCTGGTGGTGGGGCCGCCTGGGACGGCCAAGAGCGCCATCGCGAGCGCGGTCCTGGGGCGCATCATCGACGAGCAGACGGGGCTGCCATCGCTGTTCTCCAAGCAGCTCGCTGAATCCACGGTGCAGACGGACCTGCTGGGGCCGGTGGACTTCAAGGTCCTGACGGAGACGGGGCGCACCGAGTACCTCACCGACGAGGGCATGCTGGGCTCTCAGCACGCCTTCCTCGATGAGATTTTCGACGGCCGGGACATGTTGCTGCGCTCCATCCTCAACGTGCTGTTCGAGCGCGAGCTCAAGCACGGCCGACGGGTGACGACGGGGCGCACCGAGTGCGTCGTCATGACGAGCAACCGGTACCTCTCGGAGGTCCTGGCCCGCTCGCCCGAGCTGCTGCTGGCCTTCGCCGACCGGTTGAGCTTCATCTCCTTCGTGCCCAAGTCCTTCGCCCGGAAGGAGAGCCGGGCGGCCATGTTGCAGCGCTTCGCCCATGGTGCTCGGGCGGACCTGCGCGCTCCGCTGTCGGTCCAGCAGTTGGACTTGCTCCAGGACGCCGTGGCCCGGGTGAAGGTGCCGGGCCCCGTGCTCGAGGGCGTCGAAATGTTGGCGGATGGGGTGGAGCGCGCCTTGACGGCGCAGGTTTCCAAGCTGCCCGACTACGTGCCGACGAAGTACTTCTCGCAGCGCTCCGTGGTGAAGGCGTTGTGGGCCCTGAAGGCGGCGGTGGTGCGAGACCAGATCTACCGCCGTCCGGAGCGTCCACTGGAAGCCTCGGTGGAGGACCTGGATGCGCTGCGCTGGTTCTTCCTCCTCGGAGGTCCTCCGTCGACCGAGACGGACGCGCTGCTCAAGTCGGTGGTGGACCCGAGGGAGCGCGCGCAGCTCGAAATCGTCCGGTTGGAGCAGCGGACGTTCGACGAGGTCATCACCAAGGTTCGTCAAGAGCTGGGGGGAAGCCAGGAGCGGGAGGCCCATGAGTTGGGCATCACGGATGAGGCCGCCGTGGTGGATGCGCTCTCGCGCAACTGGCAGCCCTCCCTGGCGTCCACCTCCGCTCGTGCGCTGATGTCCAAGCTCGTGCCAGGTCCTCGGCACTTGCAGAACCGAGCCCCCTTGTTGGGCGTCGCTCGTGGGCTGGTGGCGGCGATGGACCAGCGACTCGCTCGAGGGATGGCGGGGCAGACCGAGGGGCGGAGTGGGTTGTCCCTGTTGGCGTCCTTCCATGACGTGTTGGAGCTGTGCCGGGTCATCCCAGAGCTGAAGCCTGGCTTCGTGCCGCTGAGCGAAGCCATCGCCCGTTTCCTCGAAACGGCGGTGGAGATGATTGCCCTGAGCGCCGAGAGCGCTGACTTCGATGACGCCCTCAAGCTGGAGGGGCTGGTGGGGCTCGCCGACAACCTGGAAGAGGAGCTGTCCAGGTCGGCCGACCTGGTGGGCATCCTGGTCGAGGGGGCTCCTGCTTCCGTGGACCGGCTGCGCACCGCGGAGGCCGCGGTCCGCAAGCGGGTGGTGGGCGCGGTGAGGCGTCGGGCGACCGTCGCCTTCCAGGGCGCGACACCGAAGGGACGCAAGGAGCCACTGGAGACCCTGGCCGCGGACTCGCGGCGGTTGTCGCAGCTGGAGCAGTCGCTCATGTCCCTGGACCCCACGCAGCCGAGCTTCAAGCAGGAGCTGCTGTTGCCCCTGGGGCTCTCCTACGCACGCGAGGTCCTGTCCTCCACGCCCTTCGAGCGCATCGACCAGTACGGGCGCGCGGTCCAGGCCGTGGCGGAGAACCTGCGTCGCGAGGGGCTCCCCGTGGACGTGGTCATGGGCGAATGCCACGGCATCATCGATGGCCGACTGCAAGAGCACGCCCGCCGCCTGGGCCGGGAAGAGGTGGGCCCCCCTCCCGCGACGGTCTCCGTCTTCAGTGGTGATGCCTATCTCTTCTACCGGGGGACGCTCTCCACGAAGACCCCGGACGGAGAGCTCGCGGCGCTCCAAGGGCTGGAGGGACAGCTGGCGTTCGCGCGGTCGCAATCCGCCTCGACGTTCTTCTCCGAGGAGGCCCGCGCGGCCGTGGCGCAAGTCGAGCTCACGTTCCTCCAGACTCGCGTCAAGTATCTGCGCGGCTGGCTGACGCAGCTCCTCACGGCCTTGCCCGCACCCGAGTCGCTCGCGGAGCGTGCCGAGGTGGAGCGCACGGTGGATCGGCTCGTGCGAAGCCGGTTCCCGTTGCTCGCCCTGAAGGAAGGCGAGCTCGTGCGGCTGCGCGGGGTGGTGGCGTTGGTCGCGACCACTCCAGGTGAGGTGGGGACGAGCGCGCAGCGACTGGAGGCTCAGCTCCATGGCATCGAAGAGGACTTCGGACGCTACAGCCGGCAGGTGCTGGAGCGGCGGTCCGCCGCATGAGCGCGTCCTGCCCGGCTAGAGCGGAGAGGGGCGGCTGAGCATGCTCTCCCGCCAGCTCACGGAGCTGCGACGACGCCTGGACTCTCTTCGTGAATCGCCGCCCTCCGTGTCGGGACGGCGTTGGTGGTCCTTCGGGCGAAAGGTGGCGGGGCCGGGAGACCTGGCCCTGCCCGTGCTCACCGCGCTGCACCGCGACCTGGACCGCGTCGGAGTGCACACCTCCGCGGATGCGCAGTTGCTTCGCACGTTGGGGGCGCGGCGAGGCCTCGCGGGCACCTTGTCGCAGGGGCTTCATGCCCGTGCTGGCCAGGCGCTGGAGGAGTTCGAGGAGTGCGTGGCGCGCGTCGAGCGCTCCTGGCGCGCGGGCGCGATGCCTCCGGGGGCGCTCACGGTGCTCGAGCGGGCCTTTGTCCAGCTTGCTCGGGCCGTCAAGGTGGCGGACCTCTTCGCGCGTCCGCAGCTCGATGCGATGGAGGATGACGAGGACTTCATCGTCTACGAGCGTCCCGCCATGGCGCAGCGGCACCGAGCGCCGACGAGTGCCCGGATGGCCGTGGCCGAGTTCTTCGCGCTGCGTGCCCGTCTGAATGTCCTCGACGTGGTGCAGAAGCGGCGGGACCTGGACCTGGCGCACGAAATGCTGCTGCGACTGGGGGCAGACCACGACCGGGATCGGGGCTTGCCCCTGCGTCGCGAGGTGGCGGAAGGACGCGAACGGATTCGCGCGGTGCCCGCCGTGCGCTCCCTCGATGAGCTCATGCGGCACGTGCGCCACTCCGCGAAGACGGACCCTCGGGCCGCGTACCGCTCCCTGCGAGGACTCTACGAGCGAGCGCTCGAAGCTGGAGATGTGGAGCTGACTCGGGCGGCGCGCAGTGCCCTGGAGCCGTTGCTCCCCACCCAGGAGAGCTTGACGTCCCTGGTGGAGCGCGCCGAGCGCGATGCCCTGTCCCGCTGGTTCGGAGAGCCCGGGGGAGAGGAGCGCCCCGAGGCCGCCTCGCCGCGCCCCGAGGAACTCCTGACCGACCTGGCCTTCTCGCTTCGTCCCGAGCAACTGGCGACCTTCGAGCTGGCGGAGGGCTGCGCCCGGTACTTCGACGTGGAGGATGCGCTCACCGAGGAGATCGTCCTCGCGGAGACCCAGGTCTCGAAGCCCGTATCAAGGCGCGTTCCCTATCCCACGCAGACGATGACCTTCGAGACGACGGGCGGCCTGCACGAGGTGAACAACTTCGTGCTGACGGACCCGCGGATGTTGCTGCGAGACCTCGCCGCCAACCGCCAGCTCGTGCGCGCCTACGTGGAGGACGCTCCGCCGCCCGAGCGCAAGAAGGTGAAGCGCACCGCCGTGCGTGTCTACGTCTGCGACGCGTCCGGTTCCATGCATGGTGCCCGCGCCCGGTTCCGCGATGCCCTCATCATCGCCGAGCTGAACAACCTGCGCGTCAAGGCCCGCCGGGGCGAGGTGTTCGACCCGCTCTACTTCAGCTTCTTCAACGATGTGCCCACGGAGCTCGCCCGCGTGGACACCGCCGCCGAGGCCACCCGGCAGATCGAGCGTCTGTTCCGGGACTCACCCGCGGAGGGCCAGACGGACATCTCGCTGGCGCTGATGTCGGCCTTCGACTCCATCCGCGCGGCGCAGGGGAGGGACCCGTACCTCGCACGGGCCACCGTGGTGCTCGTCACCGATGGCGAGGACCGCGTGGACCTGGACCTCATCCGCCGCACCCGCGCGCCCATGGGCTCGCTGGATATCGCGCTGAGCTTCATCTCGCTGGGAGAGGAGAATCCGGACCTGCGTTCGCTCATCCGTGAGCAGCGCGCCTCCGGTGTCCGCGCCTTCTACCACCACCTCTCCGACGAGGAGATTCAGTGGGCTCGCACCGAGTTCGACACGCCCTGGCGCACGCTGCTGCCCCGGGACGTGCCCACCACGTCGGAGGCGCTGGAGCAACTCGCCCCGCACCTGGAGGCGCTCGAGGCCGTGGCTGGCGGCCGGGCCACCTCGGCCCCCGTCGCGGTGGAGGCGTCGTTCGAGGCGCTCTTCCCTGAGGCCCCCACCAGGCAACAAGGAGCGCAGGCTCCGGGCCAGGATGAGCTCAGCCGCGTGGCGGACATTCTCGGAGCACTGGCGGAGGCTGCCTCCCTCGCGCCCGCGGACAAGCGCGCCACGGAGAGCGTGGTGCTCCTCCAACACTTGCTGACGGTGTACGGGCTGACCCCTGCGCGCTACCTCGCCGTGCTGTCCGTGGGAGGACCGTCGGTGGAGGATGCCTTGTCTCGTGTGCGGCTGTTGTGCCGGCCCTTCGGTTAGGCTCTCGGCACGTCATGTTCTTTGGCCTCTGGAAACGCAAGAAGGAGCGCCCCCGGCCCGTGGACCCTCTGGCCGCCTTCGACGAGCTGCTCGAGAACCTGGAGCGCCAGGCCGCGGAGATGCGCAAGTCCGCCGCCACGCTCCTGGCACTCAAGGGCGACCTCTCCCGCTCGCTGGAGCGCTGTTCGCGCAAGCTGGGAGACATCGACTCCCGCCGAGCCACGGCCATGTCTCGCGGGGACGCCAAGGCCTCCTCGGTGCTCGAGAAGGACCGCGTCCAGGCAGAGGCTCAACTCACCTCGACCCGCGAAGCGCTGGGACGCGCCGAGTCCGACAGCCAACTGTTGCTCGAAGCGGCCGGCGAGCTGGGCGAACGTGTCGAGGAGCTGCGCCGTGAGCGGGAGAGCGCCTCCGCGCGGCTCACTTTGGGCGGCATCATCACGGACACGCTGAAGGAGCGGGTGGCCCGCTTCGAACAGGCGCTGGTCGTGGATGCGGCCCGCGACGAAGTGGAGCGCGCCCATGCACTGGCGGAGGTCTACCGCGACGAGCTCCGCGAGAAGTCGGACTGACGGCGCGTGCTCAGGTGCGGCGCGCCGTCTGGTGCAGCTCGAGGACGATATTTCCGCCCTTGAACAGCCGCACCGCTCCGGACGTCTGGCTCACCACCAGCGCGATGCAGTGCGTGGTGGAGGTGATGCCGGCCGCGGCCGCATGACGTGCGCCCAGGCCGAGCGGAATCTTCACGGCTTCGTCCGCGGCGGACAGATAGCGCCCGGCGGCCAGGACCACGCCGTCCTCCCGGATGACGAAGGCGCCATCCAGCACGGAGAAGTTCTTGATGGCCTCGCGAATCTTCGGGTCCAGCACGTTCCGCTCCGCCTCGGACAGGCCCTGGAACGGATTGATGGTCATCTGACGGCTCTTCTCGAGCACCGTCGTGTGGTCACCGATGGTGATGATGGTGCCGATGGGATGGCCCTCGAAGCCCTCCTGGCCAATCTGGAGCGCGAGCTGGATGAGCGCGTCCACCACCTGCGAGTTGAACTCCTCGCCCAGCTTCACACCCTCGATGGCGAGCCGGTCATCGAGCGAGCCACCGATTCGCATCTGCATCAGCGTGTCGGGAGCGCGGCCCACGCGGCCCGTCATGCAGAGCACCAGGTCGCCTTCCTTGAACGCGCCCTGGGAGAGCGCGGACACGAGAGCCACCTTGACTCGCTCGGTGCGCGAGTAGTCGTACGCTGGAATCACGAGTGCGCGGACTTTTCGCTGCTGGTGCTCCTGGGCGAGCTTGTCCAGCGTCACCGCGTACACGAGCTTCTTGCGAGCAGGCCGCCCCCGGAGTTCCTCGGGAGGGATGGGCGTGTCACAGATGTAGAGGAAGTGATCCACATCGCTCTTCGCGGCCAGGGAGAGGGCCGAGCGAAGGAATTCTCGATCAAACTTCGTGTTCTCACTCATACGCCCCTCCCTTCGCCCACAGTTCGAGACCGGGTCAGCTTGACACCGACGGCCCCATGAATAAAGCTTTCGGGCCCTTTTTTTGGGGGACAGGGCCCAAAAACCCTCGCGTACTGGAGCGAAGGCTGTGAACCAGAAAGATCTCAAGCGTTACAAGAAGATGCTCGAGGACAGCAAGACGAGCCTGCTCGAGAGCGCCAAGAAGACCCTGGTGGAGGAGTCGAGTTTCGACACGGATGACCTCCCCGACGAGATTGACCTGGCATCTTCCGAATATGCGCAGTCCATGGTGTTCCGGCTCCGGGACCGGGAGAAGTTCCTGCTTCAGAAGATTGATCGGGCGCTGGCGCGTATCGAGGACGGGACGTTCGGCGTCTGCGAGCGTTGCGAGGAGGACATCTCTCCCAAGCGGTTGGAGGCGCGTCCCGTGACGACGCTCTGCATCCGCTGCAAGGAGGAGCAGGAGAAGAAGGAGAAGTCCTACGGCTGATGGCCGTGGGGGCCCGGTGCCGCGCGGGACAAATCCCGTGCGGCCCGGGAGTGCGGACGGGGAGGGCGCTGCTTCAAGCCAGCGGCGCCTGAATCTCCACACGAAGCAGTTGGCGGCCGATGAGGTAGTGGTCGCCGTTGTCCACGAATGTCGGGCCCGCCAGCCGAATGAAGGTGCCGTTGGACGAACCCACGTCCCGCACCGTCAGCCGGTCCTGGCGAACCTGCAGCACCGCATGGCGGCCTGAGACGAAGCCGTCCGTGGGGAAGGTGAGGTCGCCCTGCTCGCGTCCCAGCAGGTTGTCGCCCTCGCGCAGCGGATAGGCCGCGCCCCGAAGTCCTCCCTCCAGAATCTGGATGAGCCTCAGGCGGTAGCCGGGATCCGGTGAGCCCCAGACCTGGGTGCCCCCAGGGCCCTGGGTGGCGGTGGGGATGGGCTCCAGCACCAGCCGTTGCCGTCCCAGGCGCAGCTCGCCTCCGGGGGACAGCTCCCGCTCCTGGCGCAGGCGGACGAAGACGCCGTTGGCGCCGCCCACGTCCTCGACGGCCAGCCTCGAGCCGGAGAAGAAGAAGCGCATCTGGACGGGCATGATGAAGGGGTCATCCGGGAGCGGGATTTCCCCCTGCTGGCCGCAGGTGAGGGTGTCGCGCAGCATCCGGACAACGGACTCGGGTCCCCCGTCCGCCCGCACGACGCGGATGGAGACCTGGGGGCGCGAGGACAGGCTGGCCACGGCCATGACCATCGTCCCGGAGCGGAGCGGCGAGCCGCACGCTCGGCAGACGGTGGCATCCCGGGGGTTCTCGGTGTCGCAGCGGGGGCAGTATTCCATCGCTTCCATGAGGGCTTCGCGTTTCTACCAGGGGTGGGCCTGGGTTGCTCGTCTTGCGCGCGGCTTGCTCAGCACCCGAGCGCCGTGGTGAACTTCCGGCCCCACCCTTCGGGGACGTTGACTTGCACTGCCCCTCCTGCGGCGCTGACGCCCAAGAATCCTCCCGTTTCTGCCCGGCATGCGGCGCGACCCTCGTGCGCACGCCGGATGCTGACGACTACGTC is part of the Myxococcus landrumus genome and encodes:
- the dnaK gene encoding molecular chaperone DnaK, with amino-acid sequence MGKIIGIDLGTTNSVVAIMEGREPKVIVNEEGSRITPSVVAFTKDGERLVGQVAKRQAITNPERTIYSIKRFMGRRADEVGEEAKLVPYKVARGPNGDARVELDGKQFSAPEISAQVLLKLKRAAENYLGEKVTEAVITVPAYFNDAQRQATKDAGEIAGLTVRRIVNEPTAAALAYGLDKKKDEKIAVYDFGGGTFDISILEVGENVVDVLATNGDTHLGGDNIDQRIMDWLIAEFKKDTGLDLSKDKMVLQRLKEAAEKAKIELSSAMETDINLPFLTADASGPKHLNLKLTRAKFEAMIDDLVERSLEPCRKCLKDSGVDLKDLNEVVLVGGTTRIPAVQAAVSRLFGKEPNRSVNPDEVVAVGAAVQAGVLSGEVKDILLLDVTPLSLGVETLGGVMTKLIERNTTIPTRKSETFSTATDGQSQVEIHVLQGEREMANDNRSLGRFHLTGLPPAPRGVPQIEVTFDLDANGILNVSAKDKATGKEQKVTITHSSGLAKDEVEKMVADARSNEAADKERRELVEMKNQAEAQSYAAEKLIKENKDKLSADVAKSLEEAVAELNKVREGQDKAAIKAALDKLQAASYKAAEEMYKATGGAPGAGGEPPPGAAPGAQPGAKKDDVVDAEFRQS
- a CDS encoding thiol-disulfide oxidoreductase DCC family protein, giving the protein MRMALMTTPPGHDVLLYDGHCRICSGAAREFKRLLGGRGTELRSFRDDGVLEAFPGISPERCEKAMQLVQADGRVLEGAEAIVRALGRHPLGRLLYVYYVPGLRQLADVLYGAIARYRFKIAGRNCSDAGCAVHFK
- a CDS encoding AAA family ATPase; translated protein: MQSHPPPYLHAARAFRHFFNELRDVYLERETLFTQLELALLSREHVLVVGPPGTAKSAIASAVLGRIIDEQTGLPSLFSKQLAESTVQTDLLGPVDFKVLTETGRTEYLTDEGMLGSQHAFLDEIFDGRDMLLRSILNVLFERELKHGRRVTTGRTECVVMTSNRYLSEVLARSPELLLAFADRLSFISFVPKSFARKESRAAMLQRFAHGARADLRAPLSVQQLDLLQDAVARVKVPGPVLEGVEMLADGVERALTAQVSKLPDYVPTKYFSQRSVVKALWALKAAVVRDQIYRRPERPLEASVEDLDALRWFFLLGGPPSTETDALLKSVVDPRERAQLEIVRLEQRTFDEVITKVRQELGGSQEREAHELGITDEAAVVDALSRNWQPSLASTSARALMSKLVPGPRHLQNRAPLLGVARGLVAAMDQRLARGMAGQTEGRSGLSLLASFHDVLELCRVIPELKPGFVPLSEAIARFLETAVEMIALSAESADFDDALKLEGLVGLADNLEEELSRSADLVGILVEGAPASVDRLRTAEAAVRKRVVGAVRRRATVAFQGATPKGRKEPLETLAADSRRLSQLEQSLMSLDPTQPSFKQELLLPLGLSYAREVLSSTPFERIDQYGRAVQAVAENLRREGLPVDVVMGECHGIIDGRLQEHARRLGREEVGPPPATVSVFSGDAYLFYRGTLSTKTPDGELAALQGLEGQLAFARSQSASTFFSEEARAAVAQVELTFLQTRVKYLRGWLTQLLTALPAPESLAERAEVERTVDRLVRSRFPLLALKEGELVRLRGVVALVATTPGEVGTSAQRLEAQLHGIEEDFGRYSRQVLERRSAA
- a CDS encoding vWA domain-containing protein, encoding MLSRQLTELRRRLDSLRESPPSVSGRRWWSFGRKVAGPGDLALPVLTALHRDLDRVGVHTSADAQLLRTLGARRGLAGTLSQGLHARAGQALEEFEECVARVERSWRAGAMPPGALTVLERAFVQLARAVKVADLFARPQLDAMEDDEDFIVYERPAMAQRHRAPTSARMAVAEFFALRARLNVLDVVQKRRDLDLAHEMLLRLGADHDRDRGLPLRREVAEGRERIRAVPAVRSLDELMRHVRHSAKTDPRAAYRSLRGLYERALEAGDVELTRAARSALEPLLPTQESLTSLVERAERDALSRWFGEPGGEERPEAASPRPEELLTDLAFSLRPEQLATFELAEGCARYFDVEDALTEEIVLAETQVSKPVSRRVPYPTQTMTFETTGGLHEVNNFVLTDPRMLLRDLAANRQLVRAYVEDAPPPERKKVKRTAVRVYVCDASGSMHGARARFRDALIIAELNNLRVKARRGEVFDPLYFSFFNDVPTELARVDTAAEATRQIERLFRDSPAEGQTDISLALMSAFDSIRAAQGRDPYLARATVVLVTDGEDRVDLDLIRRTRAPMGSLDIALSFISLGEENPDLRSLIREQRASGVRAFYHHLSDEEIQWARTEFDTPWRTLLPRDVPTTSEALEQLAPHLEALEAVAGGRATSAPVAVEASFEALFPEAPTRQQGAQAPGQDELSRVADILGALAEAASLAPADKRATESVVLLQHLLTVYGLTPARYLAVLSVGGPSVEDALSRVRLLCRPFG
- a CDS encoding DNA integrity scanning protein DisA nucleotide-binding domain protein, with product MSENTKFDREFLRSALSLAAKSDVDHFLYICDTPIPPEELRGRPARKKLVYAVTLDKLAQEHQQRKVRALVIPAYDYSRTERVKVALVSALSQGAFKEGDLVLCMTGRVGRAPDTLMQMRIGGSLDDRLAIEGVKLGEEFNSQVVDALIQLALQIGQEGFEGHPIGTIITIGDHTTVLEKSRQMTINPFQGLSEAERNVLDPKIREAIKNFSVLDGAFVIREDGVVLAAGRYLSAADEAVKIPLGLGARHAAAAGITSTTHCIALVVSQTSGAVRLFKGGNIVLELHQTARRT
- a CDS encoding TraR/DksA family transcriptional regulator, whose amino-acid sequence is MNQKDLKRYKKMLEDSKTSLLESAKKTLVEESSFDTDDLPDEIDLASSEYAQSMVFRLRDREKFLLQKIDRALARIEDGTFGVCERCEEDISPKRLEARPVTTLCIRCKEEQEKKEKSYG
- a CDS encoding FHA domain-containing protein; the encoded protein is MEAMEYCPRCDTENPRDATVCRACGSPLRSGTMVMAVASLSSRPQVSIRVVRADGGPESVVRMLRDTLTCGQQGEIPLPDDPFIMPVQMRFFFSGSRLAVEDVGGANGVFVRLRQERELSPGGELRLGRQRLVLEPIPTATQGPGGTQVWGSPDPGYRLRLIQILEGGLRGAAYPLREGDNLLGREQGDLTFPTDGFVSGRHAVLQVRQDRLTVRDVGSSNGTFIRLAGPTFVDNGDHYLIGRQLLRVEIQAPLA